One window from the genome of Streptomyces sp. NBC_00287 encodes:
- a CDS encoding MarR family winged helix-turn-helix transcriptional regulator, protein MTATDPALTALAQGWCALSLLHGRIEAHIERALQSRHDLSVREYSLLDVLSRQHSGEGGHLQMKQVADAVVLSQSATTRLVTRLEDRGLLTRYLCRTDRRGIYTDVTETGLKLLDEARPTNDTALRHALDEAARNPELAPLVRVVESLRVPAQA, encoded by the coding sequence ATGACAGCGACGGACCCCGCACTCACCGCCCTCGCCCAGGGCTGGTGCGCCCTCTCCCTGCTGCACGGGCGGATCGAGGCCCATATCGAGCGTGCGCTGCAGAGTCGGCACGATCTGAGCGTGCGCGAGTACTCGCTGCTCGACGTCCTCAGCCGGCAGCACTCCGGAGAGGGCGGCCATCTGCAGATGAAGCAGGTCGCCGACGCCGTCGTCCTCAGCCAGAGCGCCACGACCCGGCTGGTCACCCGCCTCGAGGACCGCGGGCTGCTGACGCGCTATCTGTGCCGCACCGACCGGCGGGGCATCTACACCGATGTCACCGAGACGGGCTTGAAGCTCCTCGATGAGGCTCGGCCGACCAACGACACCGCCCTGCGCCATGCGCTCGACGAGGCCGCACGGAATCCCGAACTGGCCCCGCTGGTCAGGGTCGTGGAGTCCCTGCGCGTGCCCGCGCAGGCTTGA
- a CDS encoding DUF5326 family protein, translating into MGEIFAGLPWWVKWIAVPVIALVVFGGLIASVVGFVIGLLFKLLVFVALVGGLIYVVRKFTSSSSSKSDW; encoded by the coding sequence ATGGGTGAGATCTTCGCAGGACTGCCGTGGTGGGTGAAGTGGATCGCGGTGCCGGTCATCGCTCTGGTGGTGTTCGGCGGGCTGATAGCGAGCGTCGTCGGCTTTGTCATCGGGCTGCTGTTCAAGCTGCTGGTCTTCGTGGCTCTGGTCGGTGGACTGATCTATGTCGTACGGAAGTTCACATCGAGTTCTTCTTCGAAGAGCGACTGGTGA
- a CDS encoding NUDIX hydrolase — translation MTVRPVVKRTARAILLDGDDLILIKRTKPGMDPYWLTPGGGVEPTDTTVVEALHREVYEELGAKIIDVVPCFVDTVEHIGEDGGATGVKVQHFFVCRLESMDTSLRHGPEIDEPIGEYEIVRVPFTRVGIASVHLVPLSLRHYLDGNIEGVRAMHAPDLG, via the coding sequence ATGACGGTCCGACCCGTGGTCAAGCGCACCGCCCGCGCCATTCTGCTGGACGGTGACGACCTGATTCTGATCAAGCGCACCAAGCCGGGCATGGATCCCTACTGGCTGACCCCCGGCGGCGGGGTCGAGCCGACGGACACGACCGTCGTGGAGGCCCTGCACCGCGAGGTGTACGAGGAACTCGGCGCCAAGATCATCGACGTGGTGCCCTGCTTCGTCGACACCGTCGAGCACATCGGCGAGGACGGCGGCGCGACCGGAGTGAAGGTGCAGCACTTCTTCGTCTGCCGTCTGGAGTCGATGGACACGTCCCTGCGGCACGGGCCCGAGATCGACGAACCGATCGGCGAGTACGAGATCGTGCGGGTGCCGTTCACCCGCGTCGGCATCGCCTCCGTACACCTCGTTCCGCTGTCGCTGCGCCACTATCTGGACGGCAACATCGAGGGCGTACGGGCCATGCACGCACCGGACCTCGGCTGA
- a CDS encoding GNAT family N-acetyltransferase — MGDLEIRPATADDVPAIVAMLADDPLGAQRESPDDLTPYLSALERLSRDPNQHLMVADREGRVVGTLQLTLIPGLSRKGATRSIIEAVRIHADERGSGLGTQFIEWAVEESRRQGCRLVQLTSDASRTDAHRFYERLGFEASHVGFKLAL, encoded by the coding sequence ATGGGAGATCTTGAGATACGACCCGCCACCGCGGACGACGTTCCGGCGATCGTCGCGATGCTCGCCGATGACCCCCTCGGCGCCCAGCGCGAGTCACCCGACGACCTGACCCCGTATCTGTCGGCCCTGGAACGCCTGAGTCGCGATCCCAACCAGCACCTGATGGTGGCCGATCGGGAGGGACGGGTCGTCGGAACCCTCCAGCTCACGCTCATCCCCGGGCTCTCCCGCAAGGGCGCGACGCGCTCGATCATCGAGGCCGTCCGCATCCACGCCGACGAGCGGGGCAGCGGCCTGGGAACGCAGTTCATCGAGTGGGCGGTCGAGGAGTCCCGCCGCCAGGGCTGCCGGCTCGTCCAGCTGACCTCGGACGCCTCCCGCACCGACGCCCACCGCTTCTACGAGCGACTCGGGTTCGAGGCCTCACACGTGGGCTTCAAGCTCGCTCTGTGA
- a CDS encoding LysR family transcriptional regulator yields the protein MDLALLRTFVTVHRAGSFTRAAALLGLSQPAVTSQIRTLERQLGRPLFLRQARGVTPTTIGDELAHKAAPHLDALVEITETGLDDESSLRTLHLAGPPEFTAERALPALTELTGEDGQGFALRASFGNAEETLEGLAAGHHDLAICTARPRGALLTATALCDEEHVLLAAPRWAEKIGDGTPRRNGAPALEDVPVIEVHESLPFVSRYWASVFDSRPAVPGTVIVPDLRAALACAVAGAGLAVLPRYLCAPALDRGDVVALHEPAVPPLRTYFLVVRTGTLAMPHIARAHEWLLQAASDWC from the coding sequence ATGGACTTGGCCTTGTTACGCACCTTCGTGACTGTGCACCGGGCCGGCTCCTTCACCCGCGCCGCCGCCCTGCTCGGTCTGTCCCAGCCCGCGGTGACCTCCCAGATTCGCACGCTCGAACGGCAGCTGGGGCGCCCTCTGTTCCTCCGCCAGGCCCGGGGCGTGACCCCGACGACCATCGGCGACGAACTCGCGCACAAGGCCGCGCCACACCTGGACGCCCTGGTCGAGATCACCGAGACCGGCCTCGACGACGAGTCCTCGTTACGGACCCTGCACCTTGCCGGGCCTCCCGAGTTCACCGCCGAGCGGGCCCTGCCCGCGCTCACCGAGCTGACCGGCGAGGACGGCCAGGGCTTCGCGCTGCGGGCCTCCTTCGGCAATGCCGAGGAGACACTGGAGGGGCTGGCCGCCGGACATCATGATCTGGCCATCTGCACGGCCCGCCCACGCGGCGCTCTGCTCACCGCGACTGCGCTCTGCGACGAAGAGCATGTGCTGCTGGCCGCCCCGCGCTGGGCCGAGAAGATCGGCGACGGGACACCGCGCCGCAACGGAGCACCCGCACTGGAGGACGTGCCGGTGATCGAGGTGCATGAGTCGCTGCCCTTCGTCTCCCGCTACTGGGCCTCCGTCTTCGACTCCCGCCCCGCGGTCCCCGGCACCGTCATCGTCCCCGACCTACGGGCGGCCCTGGCCTGCGCGGTCGCGGGCGCCGGCCTAGCCGTGCTGCCCCGCTATCTCTGCGCGCCCGCTCTGGACCGCGGTGACGTCGTCGCCCTGCACGAACCCGCCGTACCGCCCCTGCGGACGTACTTCCTGGTGGTCCGCACCGGCACGCTGGCGATGCCGCATATCGCGCGAGCCCATGAGTGGCTTTTGCAGGCGGCCTCCGACTGGTGCTGA
- a CDS encoding MFS transporter, translated as MPLALLALAIGAFGIGTTEFVIMGLLPEVAGDFGVSIPTAGLLVTGYALGVVAGAPLMTVLGTKVSRKRMLMLLMVLFIAGNLLSALAPSFAVMLIGRVVASLAHGAFFGIGSVVAADLVAPDKKAGAIAMMFTGLTVANVVGVPLGTFVGQSIGWRVTFGIVAALGVIGLAGIARLVPDLPQPEGVRLRHELAAFKNTQVLLAMAMTVLGFGGVFAAITYIAPMMTHVAGFADGSVTWLLVLFGLGMVGGNLIGGRFADRALMPLLYVSLGALAVVLALFTLTAHNKVLAAVTIALIGALGFATVPPLQKRVLDQAHGAPTLASAVNIGAFNLGNALSAWLGGLVIAAGLGYTSPNWVGAALAAAALLLAFLSAALERRDRRPSAVVAGSAPAEALAHR; from the coding sequence ATGCCGCTCGCGCTCTTGGCCCTGGCGATCGGGGCCTTCGGAATCGGAACGACCGAGTTCGTGATCATGGGCTTGCTGCCCGAGGTCGCCGGCGACTTCGGGGTCTCCATCCCCACCGCGGGTCTGCTCGTGACCGGATACGCACTCGGCGTCGTGGCCGGAGCGCCGCTGATGACCGTGCTCGGCACCAAGGTCTCCCGCAAGCGGATGCTGATGCTGCTGATGGTCCTGTTCATCGCCGGAAATCTGCTGTCCGCGCTCGCCCCGTCCTTCGCCGTCATGCTGATCGGACGCGTGGTCGCCTCACTCGCCCACGGGGCCTTCTTCGGCATTGGCTCGGTCGTCGCGGCCGACCTGGTCGCCCCGGACAAGAAGGCCGGCGCCATCGCGATGATGTTCACCGGGCTCACCGTCGCCAATGTCGTCGGCGTCCCGCTCGGCACCTTCGTCGGGCAGTCCATCGGCTGGCGCGTCACCTTCGGCATCGTCGCCGCCCTCGGTGTGATCGGTCTCGCAGGCATCGCCCGGCTCGTCCCCGACCTGCCTCAGCCGGAAGGCGTACGGCTGCGCCATGAACTGGCCGCCTTCAAGAACACCCAGGTCCTGCTCGCCATGGCGATGACCGTGCTCGGCTTCGGCGGGGTCTTCGCGGCCATCACCTACATCGCGCCGATGATGACCCACGTCGCCGGTTTCGCCGACGGTTCGGTCACCTGGCTGCTGGTGCTCTTCGGGCTCGGCATGGTCGGCGGCAACCTCATCGGCGGCAGGTTCGCCGACCGCGCCCTGATGCCTCTGCTCTACGTCTCGCTGGGCGCCCTCGCCGTCGTTCTGGCGCTGTTCACCCTCACCGCCCACAACAAGGTCCTCGCGGCCGTCACCATCGCCCTCATCGGCGCCCTGGGCTTCGCCACCGTCCCCCCGCTGCAGAAGCGCGTCCTCGACCAGGCTCACGGCGCTCCGACGCTGGCCTCGGCCGTCAACATCGGCGCCTTCAACCTCGGCAACGCGCTCTCCGCCTGGCTCGGCGGCCTCGTCATCGCGGCCGGCCTCGGGTACACCTCCCCCAACTGGGTCGGCGCCGCGCTCGCCGCCGCCGCGCTGCTGCTGGCGTTCCTCTCGGCCGCCCTGGAGCGCCGGGACCGCAGGCCCAGCGCCGTCGTGGCCGGATCCGCGCCTGCCGAAGCCCTGGCGCACCGCTGA
- a CDS encoding phage holin family protein translates to MKNFVVKTIANAGALAVAVWLLDKITLTGDSTGKKIGTLLLVALIFGLVNFLVKPVVKLLSLPLLILTLGLFTLIVNALMLLLTSWLADKLDLSFHVDGFWTAVLGGLIISIVSWALNVVLPDGD, encoded by the coding sequence ATGAAGAATTTCGTAGTCAAGACGATCGCCAACGCGGGTGCCCTGGCGGTCGCCGTATGGCTGCTGGACAAGATCACCCTGACCGGTGACAGCACTGGCAAGAAGATCGGCACCCTGCTCCTGGTCGCGCTGATCTTCGGCCTGGTCAACTTCCTGGTGAAGCCGGTCGTGAAGCTGCTGAGCCTGCCGCTGCTCATCCTGACGCTCGGCCTGTTCACCCTGATCGTCAACGCGCTGATGCTGCTGCTGACCTCCTGGCTCGCCGACAAGCTCGACCTGAGCTTCCACGTCGACGGCTTCTGGACCGCCGTCCTCGGCGGCCTGATCATCTCGATCGTCTCCTGGGCGCTGAACGTCGTTCTGCCCGACGGGGACTGA
- a CDS encoding cupin domain-containing protein, with protein MKAFRLDELEAERAANEGAYLQFLRERNMSVGLYALNAGEHDPQKPHNQDEVYFVVSGRAAITVGMETTQVARGSVVYVPAGVAHKFHHISEDLRVLVVFSPPES; from the coding sequence ATGAAGGCATTCCGGCTGGATGAACTGGAGGCGGAGCGCGCCGCCAATGAGGGCGCCTACCTGCAGTTTCTGCGGGAGCGGAACATGTCGGTCGGTCTCTACGCGCTCAATGCGGGCGAGCATGATCCACAGAAGCCGCACAACCAGGACGAGGTCTACTTCGTTGTGAGCGGCCGTGCCGCGATCACCGTCGGCATGGAGACCACCCAGGTGGCGCGGGGCAGCGTGGTGTACGTCCCGGCCGGCGTGGCCCACAAGTTCCACCACATCAGCGAGGATCTGCGGGTGCTCGTGGTGTTCTCTCCGCCCGAGAGCTGA
- a CDS encoding GNAT family N-acetyltransferase, with product MPTPSPAALPIRRLTPRDLAACADLSENRGWPREEHKWGFLLTAGKGYGIDDPEGGLISACVVTQYGPHERPDLAAIGMVLVSERHARQGIGRHLMRHVLSAQGTTPLTLHATPNGRPLYEELGFKATGRAEMLVGHFTPGGPEPDVSTRAATAEDLTAILRLDEEVFGSDRTPLITRLPAFADQLRVAEEDGRIIGYAAVWPNMDTHVVGPLIARDTRTAQSLIASLAARTDRPLRTDIDVRHEELLTWAKERGLASVAFNAVMTHGIPELPGDWQRRFAPLTVAAG from the coding sequence GTGCCGACTCCTTCCCCCGCCGCTCTGCCCATCCGCCGTCTGACGCCGCGCGATCTCGCCGCCTGCGCCGACCTGTCCGAGAACCGGGGATGGCCCCGGGAGGAACACAAGTGGGGCTTCCTCCTCACCGCGGGGAAGGGCTACGGCATCGACGACCCCGAGGGCGGACTCATCAGCGCCTGCGTGGTCACCCAGTACGGCCCGCACGAGCGCCCCGATCTGGCGGCCATCGGCATGGTGCTGGTCTCCGAACGGCACGCCCGCCAGGGCATCGGACGCCATCTGATGCGCCACGTCCTCTCGGCCCAGGGCACCACCCCGCTGACGCTGCACGCGACACCGAACGGCCGCCCGCTCTACGAGGAGCTCGGCTTCAAGGCCACCGGCCGCGCGGAGATGCTGGTCGGGCACTTCACGCCCGGCGGCCCGGAGCCGGATGTCAGCACGCGTGCGGCCACCGCCGAGGACCTCACCGCGATCCTCCGGCTCGACGAGGAGGTCTTCGGCTCCGACCGCACGCCTCTCATCACCCGGCTGCCCGCCTTCGCCGATCAGCTGCGGGTCGCCGAGGAGGACGGCCGGATCATCGGATACGCGGCCGTCTGGCCCAACATGGACACCCATGTCGTCGGCCCGCTGATCGCCCGCGACACCCGGACCGCACAGTCCCTGATCGCCTCCCTCGCCGCCCGCACCGACCGCCCCCTGCGCACCGACATCGACGTACGGCACGAAGAGCTGCTGACCTGGGCCAAGGAGCGCGGTCTGGCCTCCGTCGCCTTCAACGCGGTGATGACCCACGGCATCCCCGAACTGCCCGGGGACTGGCAGCGGCGGTTCGCCCCGCTCACGGTGGCGGCCGGCTGA
- a CDS encoding cystathionine gamma-lyase — translation MSDAARGTGDGTRAVRAGLPEPVKHEPTLPGPVFAAHFHLPGDPTGPYTYGRDENPTWTHLERAIGELEAPDEDGVETLVFASGMAAISSVLFSQLRAGDAVVLPSDGYQALPLVRDQMEAYGIEVRTAPTGGDAQLDVLDGARLLWLETPSNPGLDVCDIRRLVEAAHARGALVAVDNTLATPLGQRPLELGADFSVASGTKQLTGHGDILLGYVCGRGGEAMTAVRRWRKIVGAIPGPMEAWLAHRSLATLQLRVDRQNATALAVAEALRDWPEELGVRYPGLPADPSHPTAARQMRGYGCVVSFTLPTRARADRFLDALRLVDDATSFGGVRSTAERRGRWGGDAVPEGFIRLSVGAEDPEDLVADVLRALDESAH, via the coding sequence ATGAGCGACGCCGCGCGGGGCACGGGCGACGGCACGCGCGCGGTGCGTGCCGGACTGCCCGAGCCGGTCAAGCACGAACCGACCCTGCCCGGTCCGGTGTTCGCCGCCCACTTCCATCTGCCGGGCGACCCCACCGGGCCGTACACCTACGGCCGCGACGAGAACCCGACCTGGACCCATCTGGAGCGGGCCATCGGCGAGCTGGAGGCGCCGGACGAGGACGGCGTCGAGACGCTCGTGTTCGCCTCCGGCATGGCCGCCATCTCCTCGGTCCTCTTCTCCCAGCTGCGCGCCGGAGACGCGGTCGTCCTGCCCAGCGACGGCTATCAGGCACTGCCCCTGGTGCGCGACCAGATGGAGGCGTACGGCATCGAGGTGCGCACCGCGCCTACCGGAGGCGACGCCCAGCTCGACGTCCTCGACGGCGCCCGGCTGCTGTGGCTCGAGACGCCCTCCAATCCCGGCCTGGACGTCTGCGACATCCGGCGGCTCGTCGAGGCGGCACACGCGCGTGGCGCCCTCGTCGCCGTCGACAACACGCTCGCGACCCCGCTCGGGCAGCGCCCGCTGGAGCTCGGCGCCGACTTCTCGGTGGCGAGCGGCACCAAGCAGCTCACCGGGCACGGCGACATCCTGCTCGGATACGTGTGTGGACGCGGCGGCGAGGCGATGACCGCCGTCCGGCGCTGGCGCAAGATCGTCGGCGCGATTCCCGGCCCCATGGAGGCATGGCTCGCGCACCGCTCGCTCGCCACCCTCCAGTTGCGCGTGGACCGGCAGAACGCCACCGCCCTCGCGGTCGCCGAGGCGCTGCGCGACTGGCCGGAGGAGCTCGGAGTGCGTTACCCGGGGCTGCCGGCCGACCCCTCCCACCCGACCGCCGCACGGCAGATGCGCGGCTATGGCTGCGTGGTCTCCTTCACGCTCCCCACGCGCGCGCGTGCCGACCGTTTTCTCGACGCGCTGCGGCTCGTGGACGACGCGACCAGTTTCGGCGGGGTGCGGTCCACGGCCGAGCGGCGTGGACGCTGGGGCGGGGACGCGGTGCCGGAGGGCTTCATCCGGCTCTCGGTCGGTGCCGAAGACCCCGAGGATCTTGTGGCGGATGTGCTGCGAGCGCTGGACGAGTCGGCGCACTGA
- a CDS encoding IclR family transcriptional regulator, translating to MRLLESVADHEHGAPAKQLARETGLALPTAYHLLRTLVHEGYLRRDKGLFFLGEAAERLSSSGAQQKRRSAVADALAHWRDSIGVPVYYAMYREGEIEVMCVSDTPGNPAVEEWADFRETGHAHAIGQCLLAQVDEAARRDHLERYPVQPITPYTVRDDHTLLRRLDRMRRMELVIERQEYALGTVCAAIPITVGTTAATMAISLPSHQADRLLVAARQLQSEIGRHLGSLAISISI from the coding sequence ATGCGCCTGCTGGAGTCCGTCGCCGACCACGAGCACGGCGCCCCCGCCAAGCAACTGGCCCGGGAGACCGGCCTGGCGCTGCCCACCGCGTATCACTTGCTGCGCACCCTCGTCCACGAGGGCTATCTCCGCCGGGACAAGGGCCTGTTCTTCCTCGGAGAGGCGGCCGAGCGGCTGAGCAGCAGCGGAGCACAGCAGAAACGTCGCAGCGCGGTCGCCGACGCGCTCGCGCACTGGCGGGACTCCATCGGCGTACCCGTGTACTACGCGATGTACCGCGAGGGGGAGATCGAGGTCATGTGTGTCTCCGACACCCCGGGCAATCCGGCGGTCGAGGAGTGGGCCGACTTCCGCGAGACGGGGCACGCGCATGCCATCGGGCAGTGTCTGCTGGCCCAGGTCGACGAAGCCGCGCGCCGCGACCACTTGGAGCGCTACCCCGTTCAGCCCATCACCCCGTACACCGTCCGCGACGATCACACACTGTTGCGGCGGCTGGACCGGATGCGGCGTATGGAGCTGGTGATCGAGCGTCAGGAGTACGCACTGGGCACGGTGTGCGCGGCGATTCCGATCACCGTCGGTACCACGGCGGCGACGATGGCCATCTCCCTCCCGTCCCATCAGGCCGACCGTCTGCTGGTCGCGGCACGGCAGTTGCAGAGCGAGATCGGACGACATCTTGGGTCACTGGCGATCTCTATCAGTATCTGA
- a CDS encoding globin domain-containing protein → MDAPTTTSADNGTSGGGGGWFTPRTQPPPTQGSEPETPEGSRLAAMRPVGRPGPGAGANPAVRQDTSPPVAPQAAPSEIPAQPTHGRPSDIPVQPPAPTPPPPNEPRVPVQRPAPAQEASPDAVLVRRTMAEVGPVADKVTSYFYALLFVRHPDLRSLFPAAMDTQRDRLLKALLTAAEHIDNTEVLVAYLQNLGRGHRKYGTRAEHYPAVGECLIGALSKYASAIWDAETEAAWVRTYTTISQVMIDAAATDELRAPAWWYAEVVSHDLRTPDVAVVTVRPDQPYPFLAGQYTSLETPWWPRIWRHYSFASAPRSDGLLSFHVKAVPAGWVSNALVHRARPGDILRLGPPAGSMTVDHTTDSGLLCLGGGTGIAPIKALVEDVAEHGERRPVEVFYGARSNHDLYDIDTMLRLQQSHPWLEVRPVVDRHGLVQLPDAIREFGPWYEYDAYVSGPPGMIRSGVDVLRDIGVPSERIRHDSLEELVAAGS, encoded by the coding sequence ATGGACGCTCCGACCACCACGTCGGCCGACAACGGCACTTCCGGCGGCGGGGGCGGCTGGTTCACGCCGCGCACACAGCCGCCGCCGACCCAGGGCAGTGAGCCGGAGACGCCCGAGGGCAGCCGACTGGCGGCGATGCGCCCGGTGGGCAGGCCCGGGCCGGGTGCCGGGGCGAATCCGGCCGTACGACAGGACACTTCACCACCGGTAGCGCCGCAGGCGGCTCCGTCCGAGATACCTGCGCAGCCCACCCACGGCAGGCCGTCCGACATACCCGTCCAGCCCCCAGCCCCCACCCCGCCCCCGCCCAACGAGCCCCGCGTCCCCGTCCAGCGCCCCGCCCCCGCGCAGGAGGCCTCCCCGGACGCCGTCCTCGTCCGCCGGACGATGGCTGAAGTCGGCCCCGTGGCCGACAAGGTGACCTCGTACTTCTACGCGCTGCTCTTCGTCCGCCACCCCGATCTGCGCTCACTGTTCCCGGCCGCCATGGACACCCAGCGGGACCGGCTGCTCAAGGCGCTACTCACGGCCGCCGAGCACATCGACAACACCGAGGTCCTGGTCGCGTATCTGCAGAACCTCGGCCGGGGCCACCGCAAGTACGGCACCCGGGCCGAGCATTACCCGGCCGTGGGCGAGTGCCTCATCGGCGCGCTGAGCAAGTACGCCTCCGCCATCTGGGACGCGGAGACGGAGGCGGCCTGGGTGCGGACGTACACGACGATCTCGCAGGTGATGATCGACGCGGCGGCCACGGATGAACTGCGCGCCCCGGCCTGGTGGTACGCGGAGGTCGTCTCGCACGATCTGAGGACGCCGGACGTCGCGGTCGTCACGGTCCGCCCCGACCAGCCCTACCCCTTCCTCGCCGGGCAGTACACCAGCCTGGAGACGCCCTGGTGGCCGCGGATCTGGCGGCACTACTCCTTCGCCTCGGCGCCCCGCTCCGACGGACTGCTGTCGTTCCACGTGAAGGCCGTCCCCGCGGGCTGGGTGTCCAACGCGCTGGTGCACCGGGCCCGGCCCGGCGACATCCTCCGGCTCGGCCCGCCGGCCGGCTCGATGACCGTGGACCACACCACCGACAGCGGACTGCTCTGTCTCGGCGGCGGCACCGGGATAGCCCCCATCAAGGCGCTGGTCGAGGACGTCGCCGAACACGGCGAGCGGCGGCCGGTCGAGGTGTTCTACGGCGCCCGCAGCAACCACGACCTGTACGACATCGACACGATGCTCAGACTCCAGCAGTCCCACCCGTGGCTGGAGGTCCGCCCCGTGGTGGACCGGCACGGGCTGGTCCAGCTTCCCGACGCCATACGGGAATTCGGGCCCTGGTACGAGTACGACGCCTATGTGTCGGGCCCACCGGGGATGATCCGCAGCGGTGTGGATGTCCTCAGGGACATCGGCGTCCCCTCGGAGCGCATACGCCATGACTCGCTGGAGGAACTGGTCGCCGCGGGGAGCTGA
- a CDS encoding HAD family hydrolase, with the protein MARLHLFDLDGTLLHGTSAPVEISRQLGLEAETVALDRAISEGRIGPPEYAVRVHALWAPLTEAHVTTAFEGAPWLDRIREVWAEIRQQGDYCAVVSLSPSFFVERLTGWGAHAAHGSRFPALPFTEPVDPAGVLSAAAKVLIADRLCAEFGVTRADCIAYGDSMSDMDLFAAVPISVAVNADNHLSGLATHSYMGRDLWEAYELVQRVR; encoded by the coding sequence ATGGCACGTCTGCATCTCTTCGACCTCGACGGCACCTTGCTGCACGGCACCTCCGCGCCCGTGGAGATCTCACGGCAACTCGGGCTTGAAGCCGAGACGGTGGCCCTCGACCGGGCGATCTCGGAGGGCAGGATCGGCCCGCCCGAGTATGCGGTGCGGGTGCACGCGCTCTGGGCGCCGCTCACCGAAGCGCATGTCACGACCGCTTTCGAGGGGGCTCCCTGGCTGGACCGTATCCGCGAGGTCTGGGCGGAGATCAGACAGCAGGGGGACTATTGCGCGGTGGTGTCTCTCTCGCCGTCCTTCTTCGTCGAGCGGCTCACCGGGTGGGGCGCTCACGCGGCCCACGGATCCCGCTTTCCGGCTCTGCCGTTCACCGAGCCGGTCGATCCGGCCGGTGTTCTCAGCGCCGCCGCCAAGGTGCTCATCGCCGACCGGCTGTGCGCGGAGTTCGGGGTCACGCGGGCCGACTGCATCGCCTATGGCGACTCCATGTCGGACATGGACCTGTTCGCAGCCGTACCGATCTCCGTGGCGGTCAATGCGGACAATCATCTGTCCGGTCTGGCGACCCACTCCTACATGGGGAGGGATCTGTGGGAAGCCTATGAATTGGTGCAGCGCGTCCGGTAA
- a CDS encoding low molecular weight protein-tyrosine-phosphatase: MTYRVCFVCTGNICRSPMAESVFRARVAEAGLDGLVEVDSAGTGGWHEGDPADPRTVSVLEEHGYDSGHIARQFQASWFARLDLVVALDEGHLKALRRLAPTEQDAAKVRLLRSYDPTSGDDVDVPDPYYGGMEGFEECLALVEAASTGLLDAVREKAEERAA; encoded by the coding sequence ATGACCTACCGCGTCTGCTTCGTGTGCACCGGCAACATCTGCCGCTCCCCGATGGCCGAGTCCGTCTTCCGCGCGCGTGTGGCGGAGGCCGGGCTCGACGGCCTGGTCGAGGTCGACAGCGCCGGTACGGGCGGCTGGCACGAGGGCGACCCGGCCGACCCGCGCACCGTCTCCGTCCTGGAGGAGCACGGCTACGACAGCGGCCACATCGCCCGCCAGTTCCAGGCCTCCTGGTTCGCCCGCCTGGACCTGGTCGTGGCACTCGACGAGGGCCACCTCAAGGCGCTGCGCCGGCTAGCCCCCACCGAGCAGGACGCGGCAAAGGTGCGGCTGTTGCGTTCGTACGACCCCACCTCGGGCGACGACGTCGACGTACCCGACCCCTACTACGGGGGCATGGAGGGCTTCGAGGAGTGTCTTGCGCTGGTCGAGGCGGCGAGCACCGGTCTGCTCGACGCGGTGCGCGAGAAGGCGGAGGAGCGGGCGGCATGA